In Pseudoroseomonas cervicalis, the DNA window GCTGGACCCGGCGCTGGAGATGGCGGCGCGCGGCCTCGGCGCCGGGCTGTGGCTGCGGCTGTCGGCCGTGCAGCTGCCGCTGCTGGCCCCGGCGCTGGCGGCCGGCGCCATCCTGGTGGTGCTGCTGGCGGTGAATGAGGTGACGATCAGTTCCCTGCTGCACGGGCCCGGCACCCAGACGCTGGGGCTGCTGGTGTTCAACCTGCAGGATGGCGGCCAGGGGCCGCAGGCGGCGGCGGTGTCCTGCCTGTCGCTGCTGCTGGTGGCCGGGCTGATGGGGCTGGCCACCCTGCTCGGCCGCCGCCTGCCGCCCGGCACCCTGCCCTGGCGGCTGTGAGGTCCGGCCCGCTGTGACCTTGCGTCACACGCAGAACCGTTTGCGAATCCTTCGCAGCACTCTATCTGGAGCCTGAGCGGGGGCGGCCCCGCCCCGATCGGGAGATAACAGTGACCGCTTCCCTCAACCGCTTCGCGCCTTTGGCGCTGGCCGCGCTGCGCATCATGTCGGCGCTGCTGTTCATGGCGCATGGCACGCAGAAGCTGCTGGGCTTCCCGGCCCCGCCGCCCGGCGGCAACCTGCCCGCCGCCTTCACCCTGCCCTGGACCGCCGGCGTGCTGGAGCTGGTCGGCGGCGCGCTGCTGGTGCTCGGGCTGTTCACCCGCCCGGTGGCCTTCGTGCTCTCCGGCCTGATGGCCTTCGCCTATTTCCTCGCCCATGCGCCGCGCAATTTCTACCCGGTGCTGAATGGCGGCGACGCGGCGATCCTGTTCTGCTTCGTCTTCCTCTACCTGGTCTTCGCCGGCCCCGGCGCGCTGGCGCTCGACAAGCGCTGAGGCGCCCCCGGCCGCGCCGGACCCGGCCCGGGCAGCCAGGCTGCCCGGGCCTTTCTTGTCGGTGCTACAGCCCGTCCGGCTCCAGCAGCACCACCGGCTCGCCATTGCCCAGCACGCCGACGCCGCCCACCCCGGGCAGCGCCGCCAGCGCCGGGTGCAGCGGCCGCAGCAGCAGGTCGGAGCGCCGCTGCACCCGGTCCACCGCCAGCCCCAGCAGCCGCCCGGCGCTGCGCAGCATCACCACCCCGCCCTCGCCCGCCGCCGGCGCGGCCGGCAGGTTCAGCAGCTCCGCCAGGCGGCGCAGCTCGGCCCCCGGCGGCAGGGGCGCGCCCGGCTCCAGCACCGCCTCCACCCGCCCGGCCGGCAGGGCATAGGGATGCCCGCCCACCTCCACCAGCAGCACATTCTGCACCGCCGCCGTCAGCGGCAGGCGCAGGGTGAAGCTGGTGCCTTGCCCGGCCTCGCTCGCCACCTCCAGCGTGCCGCCGGCGCGGCGCACCGCCTCCTGCACCACGTCGAGCCCGACGCCACGGCCGGAGGTCTCGGTCACCGTCTCGGCGGTGGAGAAGCCGGGGCGGAACAGCAAAGCGTGGATATCGGCCAGCGGCAGCAGCGCCGCCTCGCCCGGCTCCAGCAACCCGCGCGCCACGGCGCGGTCCAGCACGCGCTGCGTGTCGATGCCGGCGCCGTCATCACTGACGCGGACCCGGATCTGCCCGGTGCGGCGGGCCGCCGAGATGCGCAGCGTGCCGCGCGCGGTCTTGCCGGCGGCCAGCCGCGCCGCCGGCGCCTCCAGCCCATGGTCGACGGCGTTGCGCACCAGATGCAGCAGCGGATCGGCCAGCAGCTCCACCAGGGAGCGGTCGATGGCGACCTCCTGCCCCTCCAGCAGCAGCTCCACCTCCTTGCCGCTGGCCCGCGCCACGGCGCGCGCCACCCGCGGCAGCCGGGCGAAAAGCGTGCCGACGGGGACCACGCGCAGCTCCAGCACCGCCTCGTCCAGCCGGCGCAGCGACAGGGTCAGGCGGCTTTCGGCGGCGTCCAGCGTGTCCTGGTGGCGGCGCAGCCGGTCGAGCGACTGCGCCATCTGCGGCGCGATGCCGCCGGGCAGCCACTGCTCCAGCGCCGCCAGCCGGCTGATCGCGGTGCGGGCGCCGCCCTCCTGCAAGGCCTCCGACAGAGCCAGCGCGGCGGCGCGCAGCTCGGCCTGCAGGTTGATGATGCCGTCGATCGTCTCCTGCCGCACCCGCATGGTGACGGGGCCGGCCTCGGCGGTCTCCGGCGCCGCCTCGGGCGCGGCCAGGGGCGCCACCTCGGGCAGCAGCGACAGCTCGTGCAGCACCTGCCCGGCCGGGTCGCGCGTCGCCGCATGCGCGGCCAGCGCCGGCAGCGCCAGCCCGCTGGCAAACAGCAGCTCGATCGAGGGCGGCGTGCTGTCCGGCAAATTGCGGCTGGCCAGCACCTCGGCCTCCTCATGCAGCCAGGCGCCGACGGCATTCTCCAGCACCGCCTCCTGCCCCAGCGCCAGCCGCGCCACGAAGAGGCGCTGCCCGGCCCCCAGCGCGGCGAGTGCCCGGGCGCGGGCGCCTGGCCCCATATTGGCGCGGAAGGCGGGCGGCAGGCGCGGGTCCAGCGCCTCGGCCGGCTCGGCGAGCGGCAGCGGGCGGGCCGGATGCAGCGCGCCCTCGGCGGCCGCCTGCAGCCGCTCGGCCAGCAGCGGGCCCTGGATCGCCAGCACCGCGGCGGCGTCCGGGTCGCCGGCGCGGTCGGCCAGATCCTCCAGCGTCAGCAGCAGCGCCTCCAGCCCCTCCTGGCCGAGGGCGCAGGCGGCGGCGGCCGTGGCGCGCGCCGCGGCGGCGAGCGCGGCGGCGTCGCCCCCGCCCTCGGTCAGCGCGGTGACGCGCATGGCCAGCCCGGCCAGGCGCGGCGCCAGCTCGCCTTGGGCCGCGGCGGGCAGCGCCTCGGCCCCCGCGCTCTCCCCGGCGCGGGCGCCGAGCAGCTCCAGCTGCCGCCGCAACAGGCCGAGCGCCGGCAGCGCCGCGGTGCTGCCCGCCGCCTCGGCCAGGCCGGCGAAGCCGCGCGCCAGGCGGTGCAGGCCGAGCAGCGATGCGGCGCCGGCCAGATCCTCGGCCTCGCGCAGCGCCTCGGCCTCGCGCGCCGCCGGGATCTCGCCGCCAAGCCGCGCCAGCAGCGGCACCGCCCCGGCGATGCGCGAGGCCAGCACGCCGAGCAGCGGGTCGCCGCCCTCCCCGGTCCCGGCCGGCGGCGCGGCCGGCGGCGCGA includes these proteins:
- a CDS encoding DoxX family protein produces the protein MTASLNRFAPLALAALRIMSALLFMAHGTQKLLGFPAPPPGGNLPAAFTLPWTAGVLELVGGALLVLGLFTRPVAFVLSGLMAFAYFLAHAPRNFYPVLNGGDAAILFCFVFLYLVFAGPGALALDKR
- a CDS encoding ATP-binding protein yields the protein MLEEDDALWGEFAAESEEHLDTIEALLASGSEPGAEQVNTLFRAFHSLKGMSDALGASGMKHVAHAAEDILGQARSGRLLVDAGVAEALLAAVDGLRRQREAVLATKRDLAAEPALLAQLQRIAHGGGASPPAPPLSAPGPALSVPLSVPPVAPPAAPPAGTGEGGDPLLGVLASRIAGAVPLLARLGGEIPAAREAEALREAEDLAGAASLLGLHRLARGFAGLAEAAGSTAALPALGLLRRQLELLGARAGESAGAEALPAAAQGELAPRLAGLAMRVTALTEGGGDAAALAAAARATAAAACALGQEGLEALLLTLEDLADRAGDPDAAAVLAIQGPLLAERLQAAAEGALHPARPLPLAEPAEALDPRLPPAFRANMGPGARARALAALGAGQRLFVARLALGQEAVLENAVGAWLHEEAEVLASRNLPDSTPPSIELLFASGLALPALAAHAATRDPAGQVLHELSLLPEVAPLAAPEAAPETAEAGPVTMRVRQETIDGIINLQAELRAAALALSEALQEGGARTAISRLAALEQWLPGGIAPQMAQSLDRLRRHQDTLDAAESRLTLSLRRLDEAVLELRVVPVGTLFARLPRVARAVARASGKEVELLLEGQEVAIDRSLVELLADPLLHLVRNAVDHGLEAPAARLAAGKTARGTLRISAARRTGQIRVRVSDDGAGIDTQRVLDRAVARGLLEPGEAALLPLADIHALLFRPGFSTAETVTETSGRGVGLDVVQEAVRRAGGTLEVASEAGQGTSFTLRLPLTAAVQNVLLVEVGGHPYALPAGRVEAVLEPGAPLPPGAELRRLAELLNLPAAPAAGEGGVVMLRSAGRLLGLAVDRVQRRSDLLLRPLHPALAALPGVGGVGVLGNGEPVVLLEPDGL